A DNA window from Bacteroides cellulosilyticus contains the following coding sequences:
- a CDS encoding alpha-2-macroglobulin family protein: MGRMKAKHRMADRLFFLLLTILVFSSCANSKKDIVPSAEYAPFVNAYTGGVISQTSNIRIELTQDQPMVDLNNELKENPFSFSPSLKGKAYWISNNTIEFVPEPGTLKPGEFYEGTFQLGRFVEVDSRLKEFKFSFRVQEPNFTLYIEPLTTIDIDSHGDLVTLKGEVRFSDATPKEAVEKMLSAKGGNGQSYPVSITPTDHPTRYQFEIAGVIRAAEDYQLEITANGSPAGIDRKLTENVLIPAKNDFRFLSAKRIDEPENGIEIVFSDPVSTTQDLNGLIEIPEVASSIFQVENNKVYVYFEANQLSKLTLKIHEGVKNSRDKSLGTSHSIAFSELNLKPQVSMSTSAAILPNSKSLIIPFRAVNLYAVDLSVIRIFENNVLMFMQTNTLSSASELRRSGRLVYQNTLWLSKDSTKDVHRWEDYSIDLAGLIRQEPGAIYRVILSFRQEYSAYPCSGTEKQEMSFADNTASEGLTKVSGSSTFEENEAEWDTPETYFYYNGNVKMDWSQYNWRERNNPCHASYYMDSDRAASCNVFASNVGMIVKRNSLNKLWIAVSNILDTKPMEKAKVTVYNFQLQAIGTGETNSEGFTEITPKGVPFIVVAEVEKQKAYVRVADGEEQSVSRFDVGGKDIQKGLKGFVYGERGVWRPGDTLHVSFIMEDREKRIPDKHPVALELYNPRGQFYTKMISTQGVNGFYTFDLPTRPEDPTGLWNAYVKVGGTAFHKSLRIETVKPNRLKINLKLPEKVIQASTKEMPVMLTSTWLTGATASRLKTKVEMSLSKVNTQFKNYGQYIFNNPATEFTTVKNDVFDGTLDAEGKANFMLKLPAATNAPGMLNATLTSRVFEPGGDASIYTQSIPFSPFSSYVGINLNQPKGKYIETDRDHVFDIVTVNAEGQLVNRSNLEYKIYRISWSWWWENRDESFGTYVNSSSITPVASGNIQTTGGKATFKFRVNYPDWGRYLVYVKDKESGHATGGTVYIDWPDWRGRSSKTDPSGIKMLAFSLDKDSYEIGETATAIIPAAAGGRALVALENGSTVLQREWIEVSNNGDTKYSFKVTPEMAPNVYLHISLLQPHAQTVNDLPIRMYGVVPVLVTNKQTILQPQIKMPEVLRPETDFTVTVSEKNGKQMTYTLAIVDDGLLDLTNFKTPDPWNEFYAREALGIRTWDMYDDVLGASAGRYSSLFSTGGDETLKPSDAKANRFKPVVKFIGPFYLDKGKQKTHTLKLPMYVGSVRTMVVAGQDGAYGKVEKTSFVRTPLMLLSTLPRVLNTQEEITVPVNVFAMEKEVKNVSVSIQASGGGVQVLDPNKQSITFSQPGDQLVYFKIKTENKTGKATIHITASGGSQQAKETIEIEVRNPNPAVTFRNSQWVEKGESVTLPYSLNGATPANSRMLLEVSRIPSVDISRRFDYLYNYQHHCTEQLTSKALPLLFVSQFKAVDEEETQKIKANVQEAIRQLYARQLPNGGFVYWPGNASADEWITSYAGMFLVLAQEKGYAVNSNVLNKWKRFQRAAAQNWRMPDQDDSWGYWQTGVQQAYRLYTLALAGAPEQGAMNRMKEQANLPLQAKWRLAAAYALTGKMKPAEELVFKAETTVAPYSSQNYIYGSYDRDEAMILETLLLMNRDQAALQQAKKVSKNLAEENWFSTQSTAFSLMAMGRLAEKLSGTLDFTWTWNGKQQPVVKSAKAVFTKELSTSPASGNIIVKNEGKGALSVDLITRTQLLNDTLPAISNNLRLDVKYTDMNGATISIDDIKQGTDFMAVITVGNISGTTAYSNLALTHILPSGWEIYNDRLMTPEATPTREYTYQDIRDDRVLTYFDLRRSELKKFTIRLQATYAGNFILPAIQCEAMYDGSAQARTKAGRTTVSR, encoded by the coding sequence ATGGGACGAATGAAAGCTAAACACCGCATGGCTGACAGGTTATTCTTTCTGTTACTGACCATCTTAGTTTTTTCCTCTTGCGCAAACAGCAAAAAGGATATTGTTCCTTCTGCCGAGTATGCACCTTTTGTGAATGCATATACGGGAGGAGTTATCTCGCAAACTTCGAACATACGTATAGAACTGACGCAAGATCAGCCTATGGTAGATTTGAACAATGAACTGAAAGAAAATCCGTTTAGCTTCTCCCCGTCCCTGAAAGGTAAAGCGTATTGGATCAGCAACAATACGATTGAATTCGTTCCTGAACCAGGAACTTTAAAGCCGGGAGAGTTCTATGAAGGTACGTTCCAATTAGGCAGGTTTGTAGAAGTGGACAGTCGCCTGAAAGAATTCAAATTCTCTTTCAGAGTACAGGAACCCAATTTCACACTGTATATCGAACCACTGACAACCATCGACATAGATAGCCATGGCGACTTGGTGACATTGAAAGGTGAAGTACGTTTCAGTGATGCCACTCCCAAAGAAGCAGTTGAGAAAATGCTCTCTGCCAAAGGCGGAAACGGGCAAAGCTATCCGGTCAGTATCACTCCGACAGATCATCCGACGCGTTATCAGTTTGAAATAGCCGGTGTCATTCGCGCAGCGGAAGACTACCAGCTGGAAATCACCGCCAACGGCAGTCCTGCAGGAATCGACCGTAAACTGACAGAAAACGTACTGATCCCTGCCAAGAATGATTTCCGTTTCCTCTCTGCCAAACGCATTGACGAACCGGAGAATGGAATTGAAATAGTATTCTCCGATCCTGTTTCTACTACACAAGACCTGAACGGATTGATTGAAATCCCCGAAGTAGCATCTTCCATATTTCAAGTGGAGAATAATAAAGTATATGTCTACTTTGAAGCCAACCAACTGAGCAAACTGACTTTGAAGATACACGAAGGAGTGAAAAACAGCCGGGATAAATCACTCGGAACATCACACTCCATCGCATTCAGCGAACTGAATCTGAAACCACAAGTGAGCATGTCTACATCAGCCGCTATCCTGCCCAACTCCAAAAGTTTGATCATCCCTTTCCGGGCAGTCAATCTCTATGCGGTAGATTTAAGTGTAATCCGTATTTTTGAAAACAATGTACTGATGTTCATGCAGACCAATACGCTCTCATCAGCCAGTGAACTGCGTCGCTCCGGACGATTGGTTTATCAGAACACATTGTGGCTGAGCAAGGACAGTACAAAAGACGTGCACCGATGGGAAGATTATTCGATAGACCTTGCCGGACTGATTCGGCAAGAACCGGGTGCTATCTACCGTGTCATACTTTCTTTCCGGCAAGAATACTCAGCCTATCCTTGCAGCGGAACAGAAAAACAAGAGATGAGCTTTGCAGACAATACTGCTTCAGAGGGATTGACGAAAGTCAGCGGAAGTAGTACTTTCGAAGAAAATGAAGCTGAATGGGATACACCGGAAACTTATTTCTACTATAATGGTAATGTAAAGATGGACTGGAGCCAGTATAACTGGCGGGAACGCAATAATCCTTGTCATGCCTCCTACTATATGGACTCTGACCGGGCAGCATCGTGCAACGTATTTGCCTCCAATGTAGGAATGATTGTAAAACGGAATTCACTGAACAAGCTGTGGATTGCCGTAAGCAACATCTTGGATACCAAACCAATGGAGAAAGCGAAAGTGACCGTTTATAACTTCCAGTTGCAAGCCATAGGAACCGGTGAAACCAATAGTGAAGGATTTACGGAAATCACTCCGAAAGGTGTTCCTTTCATTGTGGTGGCCGAAGTAGAGAAACAGAAAGCTTATGTTCGTGTGGCAGATGGTGAAGAACAATCTGTCAGCCGGTTCGATGTAGGCGGAAAAGATATTCAGAAAGGATTGAAAGGGTTCGTCTATGGCGAAAGAGGGGTATGGCGACCGGGAGATACGCTGCATGTAAGCTTTATTATGGAAGACCGTGAAAAAAGAATTCCGGATAAACACCCTGTAGCATTGGAATTGTATAATCCGAGAGGACAATTCTATACCAAAATGATTTCCACGCAAGGTGTAAACGGTTTCTACACATTTGACCTGCCGACACGTCCGGAAGACCCAACGGGATTATGGAACGCTTACGTCAAAGTAGGCGGAACCGCTTTCCACAAAAGCCTTCGCATAGAAACTGTGAAACCAAACCGCCTGAAAATTAATCTGAAACTACCGGAGAAAGTAATCCAGGCTTCTACCAAAGAAATGCCGGTAATGCTTACTTCCACATGGCTGACAGGCGCCACCGCTTCACGGTTGAAAACCAAAGTGGAAATGTCCCTGTCAAAAGTAAATACGCAATTCAAGAACTACGGGCAATACATATTCAATAATCCGGCTACCGAATTTACAACTGTAAAAAACGATGTATTCGACGGAACACTGGATGCGGAAGGAAAAGCTAACTTTATGTTGAAACTCCCGGCTGCCACCAATGCTCCGGGAATGCTGAATGCAACCTTAACCAGCCGTGTATTCGAACCGGGAGGAGACGCCAGTATTTACACGCAAAGCATTCCATTCTCTCCATTCTCATCTTATGTAGGCATTAATCTGAACCAGCCGAAAGGAAAATACATCGAGACCGACCGGGATCATGTATTCGACATTGTCACCGTAAATGCGGAAGGACAATTAGTGAACCGCTCCAATCTGGAATATAAGATTTACCGTATCTCCTGGAGCTGGTGGTGGGAGAACCGGGACGAATCATTCGGAACTTATGTCAACAGTAGTTCCATCACTCCCGTAGCCAGTGGCAATATACAGACTACAGGCGGAAAGGCAACCTTTAAATTCCGGGTAAACTATCCGGACTGGGGACGTTACCTGGTTTATGTGAAAGATAAGGAAAGTGGGCATGCCACCGGCGGAACTGTTTATATAGACTGGCCGGATTGGCGCGGACGTTCAAGCAAGACGGACCCCAGCGGCATTAAAATGCTCGCTTTCTCTCTGGATAAAGACTCGTATGAAATAGGTGAAACAGCAACAGCCATCATTCCTGCCGCTGCGGGAGGACGTGCACTGGTAGCCCTGGAAAACGGTTCAACCGTTCTGCAACGTGAATGGATTGAAGTTTCCAACAATGGAGATACAAAGTATTCTTTCAAAGTGACTCCGGAAATGGCTCCGAACGTTTACCTGCACATCAGCCTGTTGCAACCTCATGCACAGACGGTGAACGATTTGCCGATACGTATGTACGGTGTGGTTCCGGTATTGGTGACTAATAAACAAACTATACTGCAACCGCAAATTAAAATGCCGGAAGTGCTGCGGCCGGAAACGGACTTCACCGTTACCGTCAGCGAAAAGAACGGCAAGCAGATGACATACACATTGGCCATTGTAGATGACGGATTACTCGACCTGACTAATTTCAAGACTCCCGATCCGTGGAATGAATTCTATGCCCGCGAAGCATTGGGCATCCGCACCTGGGATATGTATGACGATGTACTCGGAGCATCTGCCGGACGCTACAGCTCATTGTTCAGTACGGGTGGCGACGAGACATTGAAACCGTCCGATGCAAAAGCGAACCGCTTCAAGCCGGTAGTGAAATTTATCGGTCCGTTCTATCTGGATAAAGGAAAACAGAAGACGCACACGCTGAAACTACCGATGTACGTAGGTTCTGTACGTACGATGGTGGTAGCGGGGCAAGACGGAGCTTATGGAAAAGTGGAAAAGACTTCTTTCGTGCGGACACCATTGATGTTGTTGTCAACACTGCCCCGTGTGCTGAACACACAAGAAGAGATTACTGTCCCGGTAAATGTCTTTGCCATGGAGAAGGAAGTGAAGAATGTATCGGTATCCATCCAAGCTTCAGGTGGAGGTGTACAAGTGCTCGATCCCAATAAACAATCCATTACTTTCAGTCAACCAGGTGACCAACTCGTTTACTTTAAAATAAAGACCGAAAATAAAACAGGAAAAGCAACGATACATATCACTGCCAGCGGTGGCAGTCAGCAGGCGAAAGAGACCATTGAAATCGAAGTCCGAAACCCGAATCCGGCAGTGACCTTCCGTAACAGCCAATGGGTGGAAAAAGGAGAAAGTGTAACACTTCCTTATTCATTGAATGGTGCTACTCCAGCAAATAGCCGTATGCTGCTGGAAGTCTCACGTATTCCTTCGGTAGATATCAGCCGCAGGTTCGACTACCTGTATAATTATCAGCATCATTGCACGGAACAGCTGACTTCCAAAGCTCTGCCGCTATTGTTCGTCAGCCAGTTTAAAGCAGTGGATGAGGAAGAAACTCAAAAGATTAAGGCCAACGTACAGGAAGCGATACGGCAACTCTACGCACGCCAGCTTCCGAACGGCGGTTTTGTTTACTGGCCGGGAAATGCCAGTGCTGATGAGTGGATTACTTCTTATGCGGGCATGTTCCTTGTATTGGCGCAGGAGAAAGGCTACGCTGTCAACTCGAATGTACTGAATAAGTGGAAACGCTTCCAACGTGCTGCTGCCCAGAACTGGCGGATGCCGGATCAGGATGACAGTTGGGGTTACTGGCAAACGGGAGTGCAACAAGCATACAGATTGTACACACTGGCATTAGCCGGTGCACCTGAGCAGGGTGCCATGAACCGGATGAAAGAACAAGCTAACCTGCCTCTACAAGCCAAATGGAGACTGGCAGCCGCTTATGCCCTGACAGGTAAGATGAAACCGGCTGAGGAACTGGTATTTAAGGCAGAAACCACCGTTGCCCCTTATTCCTCACAGAACTACATCTATGGTTCGTATGATCGTGACGAAGCTATGATATTGGAAACTTTACTCCTGATGAACCGCGACCAGGCGGCATTGCAACAGGCGAAAAAGGTATCCAAGAATCTGGCCGAAGAGAATTGGTTCAGTACACAGTCCACAGCTTTCTCATTGATGGCGATGGGACGCCTGGCTGAGAAGCTTTCAGGTACTTTGGATTTCACCTGGACCTGGAACGGAAAGCAGCAACCCGTAGTGAAATCAGCCAAGGCTGTATTTACAAAGGAACTGTCCACTTCACCGGCTTCGGGTAATATTATAGTAAAGAATGAAGGTAAAGGTGCATTAAGTGTGGATCTCATTACACGCACGCAATTACTTAATGATACGTTACCCGCAATATCCAATAACCTCCGCCTGGACGTAAAATATACGGATATGAACGGAGCGACAATATCCATAGATGATATCAAGCAAGGAACAGACTTTATGGCAGTCATCACTGTAGGTAATATCAGTGGAACCACTGCTTACAGCAATTTAGCATTGACACATATCCTGCCGTCAGGTTGGGAAATTTACAATGACCGGTTAATGACTCCGGAAGCGACGCCTACCCGTGAGTATACCTACCAGGATATTCGTGACGACCGCGTGCTGACTTACTTCGACTTGCGTCGCAGCGAACTGAAAAAGTTCACCATAAGACTGCAAGCTACATATGCAGGTAATTTCATTCTGCCGGCTATCCAGTGCGAAGCCATGTATGACGGTTCGGCACAGGCACGAACCAAGGCGGGAAGAACGACTGTCAGCCGTTAA